The DNA region AGAGAGACTGACCCGGGCACAGCGGCCTCCTTCTGTGGCTATCACACGGATGATTTCCCCAAACAATACAAAAGAAACCTTGCCTTGGGAATCCCAGGCCAGAGAGGCTCTACAGTTGCCAACcccagaatggcagagctggggcgCCTTCAAGAGTACTGGGTCCAACCATCAGACACTGAGGACAGTTGAGGAGGAAGCGGACACTGCCACAGCCCTTGGGCAGGGTCTCTGGACATGCAGCTGCAGCGGTCCCTCCCCAGCCCTTCCCTCAGAGTAGATCCCTAGGTGGCCCATGGCTCTCGACTGTCTGGGCTCTGGCGTAGCTTGGTGAGCCTGGGCAAACTGCCTTCCTCAGTGGGCCCGAGTGCTTTTGAAGTCCTCTCTGGCTGAGGCACCTGCCTTTGAGGAGGTGTTCCTGGCAGCAAGTGTACCGTGACCCTAAGATTTCAAGCACGCTTCAGGGGGTCAGCAGGACAAAAGGGGAGTTGGAACAAGGGCAGCAGCAGCTGGCACAATCTCCTGAGAGCGCCGCTCTGTTCAGTAGCTATGACCTGAGCACCTTGGATGTGCACGGCCTGGCTTGGGTGCTGTCAGGGATGCAAAGGGCAGCAGCAGGGCGTCTGGCAGACAGGGAGAGGAGGCGGCTCGGTTCTACGGCCACGGCCAAGGCTTTTAACCTAGCTAGACCTCAGCTGTTTCACCTGCTGAACGGGGGATGCTGATCTCTGAAAAATCACCTCCCCATCTTTCACAAGTGTGATGAGGGCACAATCAatccatgagcatttattaagtgccaggcccTGCGGTAAGTACAAAAACAAACTGCTCCTGCCCGCCAGGTGCTCACTATCCACTGGGGAAaacaataacacacacacacacacacacacacacacacacacacacacacaccatacaggGAGCATGGAGATACAAAGTCATGTAtcccagttggggtttttttggcaaaggtactagagcagtttgccatttccttctccggctcattttatagatgaggaaactgaggcaaacagggtgaaatgactttccagggtcacatagctagaaagtgtcagaagctaaatttgaactcagtgtggcgccatctagctgcccaagatACAAAGTTAAATACATGATCACTGGTAGATGCAGAGGGAAGAAGCAGATGGCCTCCCTAAGAGTTGGCACTGAAGCCCAGCTCTGAAGGAGGGCAAGGATGCcaaggggaggtgaggagggagggcatcccaggcagggggcacagcctaggcaaaggcacagagacacaaGGAACAGTTTCTAAGAAGGCCTGTTGGCTGGAGACAgtctgggaagggctttaaatgccaacgaGAAGATGCTTTGAAAACATAAAGACTCCAAATGTTGAGTGTCCAAATGTCAACTGTTCCCACACTGAGTAAGACCTGGCCCAGAGCCTGTAACCCCTCCATTTAGGGAAAGAGAGGCCCCAAGAGTAGTGACTTGGGCAGGGTCCCACAGTCACTAAGTGCAGAGCAGGGCCAGGGCTCCAGAACAGGCCTCTTAGCACAAACTTTGCAGCAGGCCAAGGGAGGCCAGGCAAACATCCAGAATCCTGGGCCTTCCAAACATTCCGTGCAGGACAGTCTCCTATCCTGTGCAGCAGCCCCAGGGCAAACACAGGGGGAGGGTGTTTTCTGCTGACAAAGGCAGTTCAGAGGTGTTTGATTTGGATCCTATTTACCTTGGAAAATATGCACCAGCCTGGCCCCAAAGTTCACATTTGCCAGCACTGGTCACCGGAGGCTGCAGATCTCCTCAGCTCCAGGCACCAAGGGAAGGCTGGTTCCCACCCTTGGCCTGAACCTTCTCTGCTCAGATAGGCTTGTCTTCTTCAGTCCCGGGTATGTATTCCACACCTACTACGTGCTCTAAGGGGGGAGGCGGGGGGCTAGGGTCAAAGCGTGCTACCCGTGGAAGGAGCATTTGACCCTCACTGTCATCTGGACACCTCCTTCCTCTTGGGAGGGCAGGACGGCGGGAGGATGCAGAAGGAGGCCCGGACCCAGCTCACCAGAGCTGCATTCCCATGCAGCCCCTTCTGTCCCCTTTCTGGTAAATGCAGGCCTTGGACCGGGCACTGTCCCcttccccgggcctcagtttccccatcttgcTGGAGGGTGGTGTTTCAGGCTGGGACACATTATGGGGTAGGCAGCACAGAACCCGCTACAGGAGAGCCAgaaggacctcagcagccatcgaGCCTGACATTAACAGTTTGTGTAGTCTTGGCAGGAGGATGGTGGGCTTAGGCCAGAGACTGGACTGGACAGTCCTGGGGAAAGGGATGGCCCCTGAGGACAGCActaggagaaaagaggaggttATAAAGAGGCCAACAGAGGCAAGAGAGCAGAAGGGCTTTGGAATGAGGGCTCCCCAAAGCTGGAGGAACTGCCCTCCCTGCAGACCTTCAGCATCCAAGGCCCCTTCCCCTGCCGAGATTCTGCCAATATCTGGGCTGGATGATCTAGTGAAGTGCAGTCACAAATGGGGGCCAGGcgtacgtgaccttgggcaagtcactaccctGATCTGGGTCGGAGGTTTTCATCTGCAAAAGAAGCCCAGCAGAGCAGATGAAAACGGCTAAGGGCCTTCCCAGTCCTCCATCTGGCCCTGAAGCCAGGCCTCCAGAATCTAAGCTCACACCCTCCAGGCCCTTTTGTACAACAAATAAGGAAGATACTATTCTCATCAGGAGATGGATCATTGGGTTTTCCCATAACCCAAAGCCCATTTACTATTTCTTAGAGACGTTTGGTTAGAGGTCTGCTGCTGGATTACAAAGTCAGAACTGGCCATGGGGGTTGGTATCCAGGCCCCCAACACTCGGTTCCTTCAAAAGTATAGGCTCTCTTTAAAACAGCTCTCGGGTTCCCTGTTCTGAAAACAAATGTTGCTGACAGTTGCTCAGCCCAGGAATAAGGATTAAGAAGTCTCGAAATTCCATTCCATGCTGGAGGGATGAACAATTtcctggggttggggtggggggtggggacgTTCTAATCTCTGTGGTGGATGGAGGGAGCCCTTCTGGACTCTGCCCAGCTGGGCCATGGACAATGGGCTGATGGGGCTAACTGCAGCCTGGCCTCCGAGAAGCGCAGCCCAGTCCCTGCTGGAGGGAGATAGCAGCGGCCACAGGCCTGTATGTgtccttttctgtttcctctttggtGGGTCTCGCTAAGCCCTAGTTCACTCGGATCACCTAGGGTACCTCAGGTGGGGAACAggggcacacagcaagtgctaaATAAAGGCTCTAGCTATTCAGTCACTCCACCTGTCCAGGCCTGGATGCCTTTTGCTGTCAAATGAGGGAATGAGCCCTGCCTTGCCTTCCTCAGAAATCTGAATCTCAAATGAAAGGATccatataaagtgctttcctgGAAAACTGTAGGGACCATCAGACAAGCAGGTTCCTTTGGGTGActgtatttttctcattcttaggGCCTTACCTCTAGCCTTCCCTGAGAAGTCTGGCTTCCCACAAGGCCAGATGCAGAGATGGAGGGGCTCCCAAGTATTCCCATCCAACCCCTACCTTTTCCAAAGGACTAAAGGCCAGCGGCTTTGCCTCAGGGCACCCAGCTACCAGGTGGCCCAGTGGGAATTTGGACCAGGGCCTCTGGCCTCTAATCTGATGCCTTCTTTTACTTGGTAAATGGGACTTTGGCAAATTTACCATGAAGCAATTTCCTCATTCACTTCCTTCTTCTGTGGCTTTTAATGTTTCGGGTTCACTGGCCAGAAATGAGGTTGAGCTGTAATTAGAAAATGAGCTTAATGCAAATCACTCCCATTTCTGCAGTGCTTTTCTCATGGACCCATTATTAGCCTCttttataaggaaactgaggctcccaaGCTCGCACAGCTAAGTGGCTACTGGGCCTGCTCCTCGAAGGATGAGGTGGGACCTACATTGCTTTATTTGGTTAATACAGACCTATCTGGGCCTAGTATAGCGTTAAGTCAAGCAGTCTGTAACCTACCGCTCAAGGAAAAGCCAAACGAGAATAGTCAAGTACAAGTTCTGGCCAGGGGAGAAAGGAGCCTGAGGAGGAGACCAGAGGTAGCAGTGCTGGAGCCCCTGCCTCAGTATCCCCTCCATGACTACTTGGCACAACCAGAGAAGCGGCAGGCAGCAGCAGCCCAGGACCCCACCCCAGCGGGCTCCTCCCAACCAGGAGTACAATGCCTTCGGAGGCAGAGGGGCCCAGGAGGAAGGATGGCCTTGATTCTGATGCTCACtacctgcctgtttcctcaactgccaAAAATGGGGGTGCTTTCAGCAGCACCTCCTTCCAGGGGTTCTGGGCTCTACAAACGCTAAATCATGAGATAAATCAAAGCCATTATTTTCCTGAGATGTCTGTTCTCTGGCCCAGGGCCTAATTCCCCAGAGGAGCCAGgtggtatgtgtgtggggggatgAGGATCTCATAGCTAGGGCCAGGGTGGCTCACTGGGTCTGTTCTCCTGGAGATCctgagctgaggcaaacagaggaggCTGAGAGGTTATCTAAATTCTATACCCGCTCGTGCCCCAAGGGAAGTGAAGTCCCAAGAAGATtgaagattgtgtgtgtgtgtgtgtgtgtgtgtgtgtgtgtacggaAATGTTTGGACGAAGGATGGAAGGAATCCTGAGCTGAAGCCCATGTAGGTGAGAGCGTGGGGGCTGGGGCTGAGGGAGGGGCAGCCAACTTGGAGGTGATCACCCTCTCTATACTGAAGCATGCGCACTTTGACCAGAAATCCGGACCTGGCCCTAATTCTGGACAATACTGAATACAgcatcccctcctcctcccccggTGTGTTGTGCTTAGGTGAGCAGCCCACCTAAGCACAACACAccgggggaggaggaggggatgcTGTGGGcatgcaaaaggaaaagaggactaTTCCGAGGAGGGCGCCGGGGCTGGCAAAAGGCAAACCTTTTAAAGGCAGGCCACAGTGAAGCAATTTAGCACAGAGGCAAAGAGCCCCGGGCCTGAAGGACATCCATCCCAGCCCTGTTACGCACAGCCTATAGAACACATATTGATTCACTTGGGTGTCCAGCCCAGGGGCCTAAAGTaaaagtgctttgaggtttgtggGGGGAGCTGGAGGGTAATATGAGGCTGTGTGTGCTGAACTTGAGTGCCGTGACCTGTGCTGGTGGAAAGGTGGCTGCACCTCCCTGGAATCCTTCCCTCTTCAGAGCAGGAGCTGCTAAAACCAACCTGGCAGGGCTCTGGTATCATCGAATTTAATGGCTCCAGAGTTCCAAGGGCAGAGACAGTCCAGTGAGGGGACACAGGGGGGAGGCGTTTTCTCCTTAACATATCCAGGAGGGCTGCCTCTTTGCTCAGCCAGTGAAAAGCACCCTTGGGTCATGAACACTGATCAAGCAGCTGAAGTGGGCAAGGTCCTGAGCGAGACTCTGGCTGGTCAAAGGGAGGAGAAGGTCTCAGTGAGCAGACTTGCTGTGACCAAAGATCTCCTGCACTGTTGGCCAGCCAGTCCATGGCTGCTCCTTCACGGTCGGATGCAGTCTGTACTTGAATTCTGTCTAGCTTGGCAAGGGATGCCCTGTTAGCACAGCCTCTGAGAACCCAAGGTTACCTCATGCCATGGTGAAGTATAGGTGTGCATAGAGGAAGGCATTAGTAGAAAATGGGGAAGCAGCATGGTACCACGGAAAGTGTGCCAGGCTCCAACCCAGGCTCTGCTTAGGGGACTGGcagaggcctcagtttccctatccagCCTGCTCAGCCCTCCAGCACCAAGCCTACTGCCCTGGACCTATTTTTATGCAAAGGTCCACTAAAATGCTAAtggattcattttcctttccaatGGCAGGGTCTCAGAATGAAACTCGGgctccacctcttcctcctttctttagtCACATCATTTGTGTCTGGGAAGAACAAAGAGCCTGTGGGTCTCGCAGAGAATGGGGGGAGACCCTTGTCAGCCAAAGGGAGGTGGGGGCAACCAGACCCCACAAACCTAAGCATGCCTCTCCTGCCCGCTGACTTCCACAAGGAGAACACGGTGACCAACGACCTGTttgtggaagaggaggaggagggggactaTTTGGACCTGGAGAAGATCTTCAGTGAGGATGACGACTACATTGACATCATCGACGCCGTCCCCGCCCCAGACCCAGAGGCCCAGCCTGGAAACGTCCTGGAGCTGTTCCAAGGCAAGAGTCGAATCCAGCGCCTCAACATTCTCAATGCCAAGTTTGCTTTCAACCTGTACAGGACCATGAAGGAGGCAGATGACCCCACCAGCAACATCCTCCTGGCGCCCGTGGGCATCTCGACGGCCATGGGCATGATCTCCCTGGGCCTGAGGGGAGGCACACATGAGCAGGTCCACTCCGCCTTGTATTTCAAGGACTTTGTGAACGCCAGCAGCAAATACGAGACTCAGACCGTGCACAACCTCTTCCGCAAGCTGACCCATCGCCTCTTCAGGAGGAATTTTGGCTACACTCTGCGGTCAGTGAATGACCTTTACATTCAAAGGCAAATTCCCATCCTAGAGGACTTCAAAAATAAGATGAAGGAGTATTACTTTGCTGAGGCCCAGCCTGCAGACTTCTCGGAGCCTGCTTTCATCGGCAAAGCCAATGACCATATTCTGAAGGTCACCAAGGGCCTGATCAAGGATGCC from Trichosurus vulpecula isolate mTriVul1 chromosome 1, mTriVul1.pri, whole genome shotgun sequence includes:
- the SERPIND1 gene encoding heparin cofactor 2 produces the protein MKLGLHLFLLSLVTSFVSGKNKEPVGLAENGGRPLSAKGRWGQPDPTNLSMPLLPADFHKENTVTNDLFVEEEEEGDYLDLEKIFSEDDDYIDIIDAVPAPDPEAQPGNVLELFQGKSRIQRLNILNAKFAFNLYRTMKEADDPTSNILLAPVGISTAMGMISLGLRGGTHEQVHSALYFKDFVNASSKYETQTVHNLFRKLTHRLFRRNFGYTLRSVNDLYIQRQIPILEDFKNKMKEYYFAEAQPADFSEPAFIGKANDHILKVTKGLIKDALVNIDPVTQMMILNCIYFKGTWVNKFPVEMTHNSNFRLNEREVVKVPMMQTKGNFLVANDQELDCDVLQLQYVGDISMLIVVPHKLAGMRALEAQLSPRAVERWQKSMTNRTREVRLPRFKLEKNYNLVDALKSMGITELFDHNGDFSGISDQKLVIDLFKHQGTITVNEEGTQAAAVTTVGFMPLSTQVRFTVDRPFLFLIYEHRTSCLLFMGRVSNPSKS